One Oncorhynchus keta strain PuntledgeMale-10-30-2019 chromosome 23, Oket_V2, whole genome shotgun sequence DNA segment encodes these proteins:
- the pdca gene encoding phosducin a, with product MSSPTPAEDEVPAIQTGPKGVINDWRKFKCEDQDTPPSKKALLRQISNPQSDDVHDRLNRKMSVQEYEMIAEEDEKGLRKYRKQCMKEMHERFSFGPTFDSVVELDNGEAFLEVIEKEHRLTLVVVHIYKDGVKGCEALNSCLDCLATEYPSIKFCRIEAAATGASERFSDDVLPAMLVYKAGELLGNFLSMTQHLSEEFFAADIEAFLNEYGLLPEKEFVACPDEEEAGVEVE from the exons ATGTCAAGCCCAACACCAGCTGAAGATGAGGTGCCAGCAATCCAAACAG GCCCCAAGGGTGTAATCAATGACTGGAGGAAGTTCAAGTGTGAGGACCAGGACACCCCTCCCAGCAAGAAGGCGCTCCTCAGACAGATATCCAACCCCCAGAGCGATGACGTCCACGACAGACTCAATCGCAAG ATGAGTGTCCAGGAGTACGAGATGATCgcagaggaggatgagaagggcCTGCGAAAGTACCGCAAGCAGTGCATGAAGGAGATGCACGAGCGATTCAGCTTTGGGCCGACGTTTGACAGCGTGGTGGAGCTGGACAATGGCGAGGCCTTCCTGGAGGTCATTGAGAAGGAGCACCGGCTCACCCTGGTAGTCGTCCACATCTACAAGGACGGAGTCAAAGGTTGCGAGGCGCTCAACTCCTGCCTAGATTGCCTGGCCACCGAGTACCCCAGCATCAAGTTCTGCCGCATCGAGGCGGCCGCAACGGGTGCAAGCGAGCGCTTCTCAGACGACGTGCTGCCCGCCATGCTGGTTTACAAGGCAGGCGAGCTACTAGGAAACTTCCTGTCCATGACACAGCACCTCAGCGAGGAGTTCTTCGCCGCCGATATCGAGGCATTCCTCAATGAATACGGCCTCCTGCCCGAGAAGGAGTTTGTGGCCTGTCCTGATGAGGAGGAGGCAGGTGTTGAGGTGGAgtaa